A genomic window from Cucumis melo cultivar AY chromosome 8, USDA_Cmelo_AY_1.0, whole genome shotgun sequence includes:
- the LOC127150628 gene encoding protein GLUTAMINE DUMPER 3-like: MAATREPFNLLTHSAAPAALHQQLQHEQLSPRHFPVPYLFGGLAAMLGLIAFALLLLACSYWKLCGYLDGGDATNREPDLDAGGDDTQKQASPVFEEKILVIMAGEMKPTYLATPMSSRSSSFVCS; encoded by the coding sequence ATGGCGGCTACCCGAGAGCCCTTCAACCTTTTAACGCACTCCGCCGCTCCGGCGGCCCTTCATCAACAATTACAACATGAGCAGCTCTCCCCAAGGCATTTCCCTGTTCCTTACTTATTCGGTGGCTTGGCCGCTATGTTAGGACTCATCGCTTTTGCCCTTCTACTCCTCGCTTGCTCTTACTGGAAACTCTGCGGTTACCTAGATGGCGGCGATGCTACCAACCGTGAACCCGACTTGGATGCCGGCGGCGACGACACCCAGAAACAAGCTTCCCCTGTTTTTGAAGAGAAAATCTTGGTTATTATGGCCGGGGAAATGAAGCCCACGTATTTGGCTACACCCATGTCTAGTAGATCATCTTCTTTTGTTTGTTCGTAG